In the Candidatus Deferrimicrobiaceae bacterium genome, one interval contains:
- the lexA gene encoding transcriptional repressor LexA yields the protein MDRPLTDKQRSVLEFLREFARSRSFAPTAREVADRFGIAEKNAFYYLELLERKGYIRRHRKSPRRIEFLGEAALPSPLRVPVLGRVPAGSPREAIELAGEELLFDPSLAGEGEVFSLRVKGDSMEGAHICEGDYVLVRAQETAEDGEIVVAVVDGEATVKRIRRRSGGIRLEPANPAYAPVDVPNGSPSFRIAGKVVGVFRKL from the coding sequence ATGGACAGGCCGTTGACCGACAAGCAGCGCAGCGTCCTCGAGTTCCTCCGGGAGTTCGCCCGTTCCCGCTCCTTCGCCCCCACCGCAAGGGAGGTGGCGGACCGTTTCGGGATCGCCGAGAAAAACGCCTTCTATTACCTGGAGTTGCTGGAGCGGAAGGGATACATCCGCCGCCACCGGAAATCCCCCCGCAGGATCGAGTTCCTCGGGGAGGCGGCGCTTCCTTCCCCCTTGCGCGTCCCGGTGCTGGGACGGGTGCCCGCCGGGAGCCCCCGGGAGGCGATCGAGCTCGCCGGGGAGGAGCTGCTCTTCGATCCGTCTCTGGCCGGGGAGGGGGAAGTCTTCTCCCTCCGCGTGAAGGGGGACAGCATGGAGGGGGCCCACATCTGCGAGGGGGACTACGTCCTCGTCCGGGCGCAGGAGACCGCCGAGGACGGGGAGATCGTGGTCGCCGTCGTCGACGGGGAGGCCACGGTCAAGAGGATCCGCCGCCGAAGCGGCGGAATCCGTCTCGAGCCCGCCAACCCCGCCTATGCCCCCGTCGACGTTCCGAACGGGTCCCCGTCCTTCCGGATCGCGGGGAAAGTCGTCGGCGTTTTCCGCAAACTGTAG